The following are encoded together in the Enterobacteriaceae endosymbiont of Plateumaris braccata genome:
- the hisIE gene encoding bifunctional phosphoribosyl-AMP cyclohydrolase/phosphoribosyl-ATP diphosphatase HisIE has protein sequence MNFDTNKLNQLNWTKTNGLIPVIIQHKVSGQILMHGFVNKESLQKTLKIKKVTFFSRVKNRLWTKGEKTGNFLYVKNIIADCDKDSLLILVDPIGKTCHLNTNSCFKNTKIPRFTFLYFLENLLEEHKKKKFNNSYTYSLYKKGIKRISQKVGEEAIETILAANYDNPKEIIDETSDLIYHLLVLLKNRNINFSDILKNLQNRNKEK, from the coding sequence ATGAATTTCGATACAAATAAATTAAATCAATTAAATTGGACTAAAACAAATGGATTAATACCAGTTATTATACAACATAAAGTTTCTGGTCAAATCTTAATGCATGGTTTTGTTAATAAAGAATCTTTACAAAAAACCCTAAAAATTAAAAAAGTTACTTTCTTTTCTCGAGTAAAAAATCGTTTATGGACAAAAGGAGAAAAAACAGGAAACTTTCTTTATGTTAAAAACATTATTGCAGATTGTGATAAAGATAGTTTACTAATTTTAGTAGATCCTATAGGTAAAACTTGTCATTTAAATACTAATAGTTGTTTTAAAAATACTAAGATACCCAGATTTACCTTTTTATATTTTTTAGAAAATTTATTAGAAGAACATAAAAAAAAGAAATTTAATAATTCTTATACTTACAGTTTATATAAAAAAGGAATAAAAAGAATATCTCAAAAAGTTGGTGAAGAAGCTATAGAAACTATATTAGCTGCTAATTATGATAATCCTAAAGAAATTATTGATGAAACATCTGATTTAATATATCATTTATTAGTTTTATTAAAAAATAGAAACATAAATTTTAGTGATATTTTAAAAAATTTACAAAATAGAAATAAAGAAAAATAA
- the hisF gene encoding imidazole glycerol phosphate synthase subunit HisF: MLAKRIIPCLDVYNGKVVKGVNFKNHKVIGDILTLAKKYSQDGADELVFYDITASIQNRSINKKWISQIAKIINIPFCVAGGIKSIDDASKILFLGAEKISINSPALDNPNLITQLSKYFGKQCVVIGIDSWYNANKKKYYVYKYTGDENYTQITHWETSEWIKTVQDLGAGEIVLNMMNEDGVLNGYDLIQLKKMRKICKIPLIASGGAGCKNHFYQIFHKNINVDGALAASVFHKNIINIKILKKFLLKKNIEIRI; this comes from the coding sequence ATGTTGGCAAAAAGAATCATTCCATGTTTAGATGTTTATAATGGAAAAGTAGTTAAAGGAGTAAATTTTAAAAATCATAAAGTTATTGGAGATATTTTAACTTTAGCTAAAAAATATTCTCAAGATGGTGCAGATGAATTAGTATTTTATGACATTACAGCTTCCATTCAAAATAGATCTATTAATAAAAAATGGATATCACAAATTGCAAAAATTATTAATATACCATTTTGTGTTGCAGGAGGAATTAAATCAATAGATGATGCATCAAAAATATTGTTTTTAGGAGCTGAAAAAATATCTATTAATTCTCCTGCGTTAGATAATCCAAATTTAATTACTCAATTATCTAAATATTTTGGTAAGCAATGTGTAGTTATAGGAATTGATTCTTGGTATAATGCAAATAAAAAAAAATATTATGTTTATAAATATACAGGAGATGAAAATTATACTCAAATTACTCATTGGGAAACATCTGAATGGATTAAAACAGTTCAGGATTTAGGAGCTGGAGAAATTGTATTAAATATGATGAATGAAGATGGTGTATTAAATGGTTATGATTTAATTCAATTAAAAAAAATGAGAAAAATATGTAAAATACCTTTAATAGCTTCAGGAGGTGCAGGATGTAAAAATCATTTTTATCAAATATTTCATAAAAACATTAATGTTGATGGAGCATTAGCAGCTTCTGTATTTCATAAAAATATAATTAATATTAAAATTTTAAAAAAATTTCTATTGAAAAAAAATATAGAGATAAGAATATGA
- the hisA gene encoding 1-(5-phosphoribosyl)-5-[(5-phosphoribosylamino)methylideneamino]imidazole-4-carboxamide isomerase yields MIIPAIDLIHGKVVRLLQGKFDCKHEYFFDPLFYINKYINDGAKKIHLVDLDGAKNPQKKQINLFKNILTNIKIPLQIGGGIRKQKDIDFLFNLTPISQVVIGSSAIQNFETVKKWFQIYNPAKIILAFDIKIDINKQKILFINGWQNNSDINLELIIEKFIDIGLKNVLCTDISKDGTLLGPNIELYSDITKKYPEISFQASGGIHSLNDIKILKNNNVKDIIIGKAFLENKFTFKEANSCWQKESFHV; encoded by the coding sequence ATGATAATTCCAGCAATAGATTTAATACATGGTAAAGTTGTAAGATTGTTACAAGGAAAGTTTGATTGTAAACATGAATATTTTTTTGATCCTTTATTTTATATAAATAAATATATTAATGATGGTGCAAAAAAAATACATCTAGTTGATTTAGATGGTGCTAAAAATCCTCAAAAAAAACAAATAAATTTATTTAAAAATATATTAACTAATATTAAAATACCATTACAAATAGGTGGAGGAATTAGGAAACAAAAAGACATTGATTTTTTATTTAATTTAACACCTATATCACAAGTTGTTATAGGATCGTCTGCAATTCAAAATTTTGAAACAGTAAAAAAATGGTTTCAAATATATAATCCTGCTAAAATTATTTTAGCTTTTGATATAAAAATTGATATTAATAAACAAAAAATATTATTTATTAATGGATGGCAAAATAATAGTGATATAAATTTAGAATTAATAATAGAAAAATTTATTGATATTGGATTAAAAAATGTATTATGTACTGATATCTCTAAAGATGGGACACTATTGGGTCCTAATATAGAATTATATTCTGATATTACTAAAAAATATCCTGAAATATCTTTTCAAGCATCTGGTGGTATTCATTCTTTAAATGATATAAAAATTTTAAAAAATAATAATGTAAAAGATATTATTATAGGTAAAGCATTTCTAGAAAATAAATTTACTTTTAAAGAGGCTAATTCATGTTGGCAAAAAGAATCATTCCATGTTTAG